The genomic interval AGACATCAAGGCCAGACCAAAAAAACATCTTCTTGTTTTAGACAGAAGACTCCTACATCTGGGGGATTTAATGCACCCACTGTCCGCTTAGTGCATTTCCTGTGTCCGGAGCTTCTGTGCCTGGCGGCTCTGGTCTCATAAGTTTCCATACCCTGCTGCCAACTTATAATAACAGAGGCAGCAGGCAGCAGGGTATCAGCGTCAGAGCCCACTCCATACGTGGGCACATGCTTCGCAAACTGAAACAAAGCTTGGAAGGGCGCGTTGCAGACCTTTCAGCCTTGACAGTGGTGTGCCCAGACCACCAGGAGCCTGGAATTAAATACCCTCAGTTCCAGTTCTCCACCATTAACGTTATCAGCTTCATCAAGTACTTCCTCCTTCAGTGGTGTCtgcagagaaataaataaatcaagccCATCCAAGTCCTGTTCCTGCCCAGATCCGGAGTCAAAAGTAAAATCTGAGTTGGATTATCCAGAGCACTGTCTCCCTCCTTCATTGTTCCCCAAatctgggcaggaacagagagTGAAATCTCTCCAGGACATTACATCAGTTCCTCTTTTACCCTTGGCACAGAAGTTCTTCCTCTCATAGTTCTCCCAGACTTCCTAAGGCTTGCCCTGAGTGCACACCCATCCACTGAGCCTTGACGCCCAGGACATCAAAGAAAACCTGCAGGTAACCAGGCTACTGGCCAACGCCTGTGTCTGTTTTAAAGTTTGTAAGACGGGAAATGGATTCAGGAAATAGGATTTCTCAGTACATGGTCTTCATCATCCTGAAGTATTTTTAATCCTTAATAAGCTTTTAAGGAAAGGGAGGCATTCTGTAAATggcatttagaagaaaataagtgAAACTTCAGAATGCAACTGTCTTAAATATCGCTTATAATGATCATGTTCTGTGACATAAAAAGTGAACCATGGACAAAAGATAAATTCATTTTTGTGGATGGCAGAATTGAGATCTGTATTAGCTATGAAAAGAAAACTTGCCTCATCCCCAGAAGATTGTAGATCATTTCTATCATACTAATAATTTCGGCCATTAAAGTTAACCCCATGGGCCTAATCAGTATCCTGTAAGCATTATTTGCATTGAGGTTAAAGTGAGAACGTTGACTTGTCATCCCAACCTGTATCTTTGCAAGGTTGATTAAGCACTTTAATTCCGATTATAAAATCATAATCACAGAGCCATCACATCACCTGAAAACTAATAGTTCCTCAATATTATCAGATATTTTATTACTGTTTACATTTTTCCAGCTatctcataaattttttttaatttatttttatttatttatttatttatttatttatttatttatggctgtgttgggtctttattgctgcacgtggactttctctagttgtggcaagcgggggctactctttgctgcggtgtgcgggcttctcattgcggtggcttctcttgttgcggagcatgggctctaggcgtgcgggcttcagtagttgtggctcatgggctctagagtgcaggctcagtagttgtggtgcacaggcttagttgctccgcggcatgtgggatcttcccggaccagggctcaaacccgtgtcccctgcattggcaggcggattcttaaccactgcgccaccagggaagccctcatagaTGTGTTTGCAGTTTGTTCGAATCATAATCCAAGCAAGGGTCTGTCTCTACTTCACAAATTGCTGATGTGTCTCTTAAGTCTCTTTCAATCTACAGGTCTCCATTCATATCTTTTTTGTGTACATGACTGCACACTCTCTAggtgtttaaaaaagaagttagCCATAATTAGTATAACTTTTCCCCTGCATGTGGTgtaacttttctttcccttttggttgctttcaaaattttctgtttattcttggTTTTCAGCAATTCGACTCTGTGCCTGAATATAGCTTTCattgtatttatcctgcttggaatTTGCCGAGCTTCTTGGATCTTTAAGTTTGtatattgttgttgctgttgttgttaacAAATTTGAGGAcaatttggccattatttcttcgatttttttgtttgtttgttttggccccattctttctgttttctcctcttttacAGTGTTATAGTGACTGTGCAGGAAAATCATCTTATTTTCTTAGATGACCACACAAGTACTTAGGATAGGGTATCACAATCtctaatttgctttaaaataattcagtttttaaaaatgtgtgttgaGAGTGGGGGCGTGGATACCAGCCCTccgccataaaaaaaaaaaaaaaaagttttcacctTCTCAAACTCCAATTACATTTCTTTTAGACCATTTAATATTGTTCCACAGGTCACTGAAGATCTAtttcttggtttttaatttttattgatctgTTTTCAAATTTACTAACCCTTTCTTCTATTATCTCCCATCTGCTATTAAGTCTCTCCAGTCCAATATTTCAAgtactgtatttttcagttcaaaacCCTTTTtgatcatttccatttcttttctgataGTCTCCATCTGTTATCACTCATTATGACCATCATTTTCTTTAAGTGCTTGaacttatttataatagctactttaaagttcttttttgctCATTTAGATTATCTAAATCTAGATTATCTagattaattattatatattattataattatataataataattattattataattattattatcaccaaCATCTAGATTATCTCAAGAGTCTACTTCTATTGACTGCCATCCCTCTCGAATATGGGTCACATTTTTCTGTTCCTTCACATGTCTAGAAAATCTTTATCGGACACTGAATATTACATATAACATATTGTAGAGACTCTGGATTATGTTATATTCCTCTGAAGAGTGTTGATTTTTCTGCTAGCAAGCAGTTAAATAACTAGCCAGTCACTCTGAATTTGGGAGGCTTGGTCTTATATTTGGTATGGGAAGATTTATTTCAGTTTTGCCTTTAGCCCTCAGGCAAATCCCTTTGTCCTAGAGCATAGTCCTTACTCCTAAGGTGTGGCCATTCTGGGGTAATAAGCAGCCTGAGGTGTTTTCAGAGCCTTCCTTGATAGAGCCCCAACTCTGAACTCTTGTCTCCAATACCATGGCCAGCAGCTGAGATTTCTGCTCGTATCTTTGAACTGTACAGCTGTTACCTTTCACTGAGCTCCTTGGAGCTCCCCCTGCACATTGCGGTTCAGGGGCACATGTTAAGGATTTGAGGGAATTTTATGTGCCAGTTAGTGGCTACTCCCTCTGAGGGTCCCTCCTTTATGGAAtttgttttctcaatttttttgccCTTCTGGCAGCTTCGTACTCTACTCCCTGGCGTCTCAAGcaactttctgttctttttctagctGCCTCACACTCCATGGACTGGGAAGGGCCCTCAGAGTGACAGCTGTATAAATTTGGATCTTACTCTGGGCAGTTCCTGTCTTGCAAGAGTAAAATCCCCTTCAGTTTCCTGTACCCTCAAtaacttttataaatatattttatccagATTCTATCATTGCTATATGTAGGAAAGTTAGTCTGATACAAGCCACTCTGCCATGACTGAAACTGGAATCCCCTTCTCCTTTGAGAAAAATGGTAGCATACCGTAAATACTTCACCTTGCTTTGCTCATCTAGCCATAGAGCCTAGAGACCAGTCCTTAGCAAAATATTTAGTTATTCCTCATTCCATTTTATAGCTGCGTAGTCCTCCATCATTTAGAGATATACCATCATTTGTTAAACCAGTCTCCTATTGATAGGTGTTCCAATGTTTAAGCACTTTTAAAGTCGTGGCAGCATGTTATATAGTGGTTACAAAATAAGCCCTTTGCCTTCAGGCAGATGATCTTTTAATTATCATGAACAGTATTTCTTTTGTTCACTGTCTCATATGATTTGTCAGATCTAGTGGAGTCCCCATTTTCCTGTTAACCCTGTATAAAACTTTAAGAAACCACCACCTTTGTCTCTGTGTACTAACCCTATCAGATTCCCAGATCCCCTTTATATGTTCTTCATATAGATATTGTCgtaatggataaaggagatatcTTTGACTTGCTTTACTTAGAACCATGGACAAGTCTTTGACCAGAACAGGGACCTGCAAGTATGCACATCCTTTTGGTGAGACAGCTCTGGGAACAGATGTGGCCAGAGAAACCTCATTAAGATGCAAACTCCATTTTTGTAGGCACATTTTTGTTCTTCCAACCCTTAGCAGGACTCCTAAGGCCACGTACGTGCTGGTCCCTCCCTCAACCCAGCCCATGGAGCTACTTCTGCTGCTGAGCTGTGTacacttttttttatatatataaatttatttattttatttatttttggcttgcacaggctttctctagttgcagagagcaggggctactcttcattgcggtgcgcgtgcttctcattgcggtgcacgtgcttctcattgctgtggcttctcttgttgcggagcacgggctctaggtgtgcaggcttcagtagttgtggcacacgggctcagtagttgtggcttgcgggctgtagagcgcaggctcagtagttgtggcgcacaggcttagttgttccgcagcatgtgggagcttccccgatcagggatcgaacccatgtcccctgcattggcaggcagattcttaaccactgtgccaccagggaagtccctgagctgtGTACACCTCTGATGTCGTCCTTCCTCAGATGTCTCCAGCTTGAAAGTTcaggtgggatggggtggaggtATTGTCAGGGGTCCATCCCTCCTTCTTCTTACTTAACTCTGTCTGACTGTGCACTCAGAAACAAAATGATCCTCAATGTTCTCTCAAGTACAAGATTGTTATTATGTAAATTAGGCCCACTGTGCATGCTtagagcaggttttgatgtgacTTTCCCCCCTAGTTTCTACATAGAGAAGTAGATATTCTAATGGGTACATAAGGTTCTAGAATCTTACTGGAATCTAACTGGCTGGGTGGCCTTGggtaagttgcttaacttctttaTGCCTCCATGTTCTCTCCTGTTAAATAGGAGTAATAGTAGTTAGTATCTTCTGCTTAGGCGtgttataaattttaaacaatataatCCAGTACGTAGGATATATAGTAATtgctttattattatcatcatcattatcattagtaCCAACAACTCCTGGAGGTAGAGAATATGAAAGTTGGGTTATGAAAAGTCAGTGAAAGCATTTAGAGAAAAACCCTTAAGGACCCCAAAAGCCATGTCGAAGAGTCAAGtaacaaaaagataaagaatGAACGTGTGGCTTCCTTGTGTTTATAAGCCACTAGTAGGTGATTAATGGaatgtttgtagacattttttgCTTGTCCATTGGCAGAAAAATAATTTCGAGTACGTGcactttagtttttttaaagcgGAGAAAAAGACCCTGCATCCCGGGAAGAAGGGCGCTCCGGCACGCTCATGTGCTCCACGGTTGCCACCTTTAGGACCGCAGTGAGGTCCCTCCCCTGACCATGCATCAGGGTCTCTGATTGTCCTTCCCTCTGCTCCACAGATAACTGTGTCCAGAGGACCCCGAGGCCGTCGGTGGAGAATGTACACCACAACCCTCCCACCATTGAACTGTTGCACCGTTCCAGGTCACCCATCACGACAAACCACCGGCCTTCTCCCGACCCCGAGCAGCGGCCCCTCCGGTCCCCCCTGGACAACATGATCCGCCGCCTCTCCCCGGCCGAGAGGGCCCAGGGACCGAGGCTCCACCAGGAGAACAACCACCAGGAGTCCTACCCCCTGTCAGTGTCTCCCATGGAGAACAATCACTGCCCGCCATCCTCCGAGCCCCACCAGAAGCCCGCCAGCCCGCGGCAGGAGAGCACACGGGTGATCCAGCTGATGCCCAGTCCCATCATGCACCCTCTGATTCTGAACCCCCGGCACTCCGTGGATTTCAAGCAGTCCCGGCTCTCCGAGGACGGGCTGCACCGGGAAGGGAAACCCATCAACCTCTCCCATCGGGAAGACCTGGCGTACATGAACCACATCATGGTCTCCGTCTCCCCGCCCGAGGAGCACGCCATGCCCATCGGGAGGATAGCAGGTACGTGGGCGCCGCCCTGGTGGCACTCCAGCCTCGGGCTTGCTCGGAGCCTCACACTGTCCCGATTAGGCGCCCTCCGAGGCTCTGGGAGGCCAAGTGGAGGCGTCTGCCTGCGGGACGCGAAATCCTTAAGGGGCTAGTTAATGAGCCACGGGGCTGGAGGAGGTAGGAGCCCCGGAAGTGTTAAGGAACAAATGTC from Balaenoptera ricei isolate mBalRic1 chromosome 10, mBalRic1.hap2, whole genome shotgun sequence carries:
- the ETV6 gene encoding transcription factor ETV6 isoform X5, which codes for MSETPAQCSIKQERISYTPPESPVPSYTSSTPLHVPVPRALRMEEDSIRLPAHLRLQPMYWSRDDVAQWLKWAENEFSLRPIDSNTFEMNGKALLLLTKEDFRYRSPHSGDVLYELLQHILKQRKPRILFSPFFHPGNSIHTQPEVILHQNHEEDNCVQRTPRPSVENVHHNPPTIELLHRSRSPITTNHRPSPDPEQRPLRSPLDNMIRRLSPAERAQGPRLHQENNHQESYPLSVSPMENNHCPPSSEPHQKPASPRQESTRVIQLMPSPIMHPLILNPRHSVDFKQSRLSEDGLHREGKPINLSHREDLAYMNHIMVSVSPPEEHAMPIGRIAGL